The Ciona intestinalis chromosome 11, KH, whole genome shotgun sequence genome has a segment encoding these proteins:
- the LOC101243166 gene encoding acetylgalactosaminyl-O-glycosyl-glycoprotein beta-1,3-N-acetylglucosaminyltransferase-like, with the protein MVRSWFMVVSLAKLRMFFMATLVLWLLIGLVFQITQESHILKNSSLKEIIKSTKTDTNDLRITSMPMTERTLPKRLAPVRCNNSSGCHLRTPYSEWSRNIDGTAYVGNEGLNQIHCRVKPANYSLNQARMFESLPKNFLEYSRLPTAPPFCGRRGLLSPWKFTESSKEIWMIFIVKSATHHMQARDVIRETWGSIEFLRGTRFATLFLLGRTSTSEEQFLLNRENEMFGDLLQCDLLDEYKALPLKVLSSFRWLLEGHMTSSYYTVTDDDCVMNLMNINTFFHVERYDDVIYCGFIFDQDSKVNRQRKSKWYISKDVYSGLYYPTFCHGGMWSLQKPMMRDVYCMAEVTQRNEFYLEDVYITGILREKLGRRDSNILPATTNSGSKYLLMYYPWDETNRAYIKMTAKWRKLNRTLPWGINSSSGEPLVGSYKPQTLHTKQNVKLLLLQWSHLKDAETNRTK; encoded by the exons ATGGTTAGGTCTTGGTTTATGGTAGTTAGTTTAGCGAAGCTTCGAATGTTTTTCATGGCGACACTTGTGCTGTGGCTGTTAATTGGACTCGTGTTTCAAATAACGCAAGAAAGTCACATATTAAAGAACTCAAGCCTCAAGGAAATAATCAAGTCTACTAAAACTGATACTAATGATTTAAGAATCACATCTATGCCGATGACTGAACGGACGTTGCCGAAACGACTAGCACCTGTTCGGTGCAATAACAGCAGTGGATGTCACCTCAGAACGCCATATAGCGAATGGTCTCGAAATATAGATGGTACTGCCTATGTAGGAAACGAGGGATTAAACCAAATTCACTGTCGGGTAAAACCGGCAAACTATAGCTTAAATCAAGCCCGCATGTTCGAATCTCTGCCTAAGAACTTTTTAGAATATTCAAGACTCCCAACGGCGCCGCCTTTCTGCGGGAGACGAGGCCTCCTATCCCCGTGGAAGTTTACGGAAAGTTCGAAAGAAATTTGGATGATATTTATAGTTAAATCCGCCACACACCACATGCAAGCGAGAGATGTAATCAGGGAGACATGGGGTTCAATCGAATTTTTACGAGGAACGAGGTTCGCCACATTATTTCTACTCGGGAGGACATCAACGTCAGAAGAACAATTTCTTCTCAACAGAGAGAACGAAATGTTTGGGGATCTTTTACAATGTGATTTACTGGATGAATACAAAGCCCTTCCACTAAAG gTTTTATCATCGTTTCGTTGGTTATTGGAAGgacatatgacgtcatcatactACACCGTCACCGACGATGATTGCGTCATGAACCTTATGAATATTAACACTTTCTTTCATGTGGAACgctatgatgacgtcatttattgCGGATTTATTTTTGACCAAGATTCAAAAGTTAACAGGCAGCGTAAAAGTAAATG GTACATCAGTAAAGACGTTTACTCTGGTCTTTACTATCCCACCTTCTGCCACGGTGGAATGTGGAGTCTACAGAAACCAATGATGCGTGACGTATACTGTATGGCGGAAGTGACGCAACGAAACGAGTTTTATCTTGAAGATGTTTATATTACAG GAATACTGCGAGAAAAACTCGGACGAAGAGATTCGAATATTTTACCTGCAACAACTAACAGCGGATCAAAATATCTCCTAATGTATTATCCCTGGGATGAGACGAATCGAGCTTATATTAAAATGACTGCCAAGTGGCGAAAATTAAACCGAACCCTACCATGGGGTATCAACTCAAGTTCGGGGGAGCCTTTGGTGGGATCGTACAAACCGCAAACTTTGCACACTAAGCAAAATGTAAAGCTTTTGTTGCTACAGTGGTCGCATTTAAAGGACGCGGAAACGAATAGAACTAAATAA